The following nucleotide sequence is from Coffea eugenioides isolate CCC68of chromosome 3, Ceug_1.0, whole genome shotgun sequence.
TGCAAAATAGATCCTTTATCAGTCCAGGTACTAGAGAGTTATAATAAATTTCCAACTGGACAAGGAGGTGAAACTTACCCTAGTTAATATTCTTCCTGATGGAGTGGTGTCAAAGAATGACATTGGCGCATGAAGGATGCTTTCAAGAATTTGACTGAAAAAACTTTGAGCTATTTTCAGACCAATAAACGTCTGAAAGAACATTCTGATGCCCACCAGTATGCACGAAACAATTGCTATAGCTGCATACGTTTCAATGAACAACGAAGGGTTGAATAGAGTATCTCCTGAAGTCTCATATGCAAGCCAGTAATCACCCGCCATAAGGGATAGCTGCCATAACAGGGATGAACCTACAATAGCTACTATTCCCCACCATCCATATGCCGTAGTGCAATACTGCTTGTAGACAGCTAAACTGACTTTACCAGTTTCTCTCTCTTCATCTTCAATGAGCTTGGAATTGCCTTTTTCAGAATTAGATTCGTCTAAGGACCAGCTTTCATCAGTTGGATCACCCTGGCCTGATACAGGTGATATGGGTGTTAATGCCTTTGGTGAGTGGGGTGATTTTGGTGTTATGGGGAGTGGGCGTGGGGAGTATATTTCTTGTGTTCTTTCATCAGAATTATTTGCACTCCTTTCTACAAGGTCTACAGAGGATTCATGGGCAGCTACAAGTGCACCAAAATCCATCCCAGATTGAAGAAGCTCATCATATTTCCCAGATTGCACAATCTTCCCATCGCGCATCACCTGGCACAAGAATTGCACCTTGAGCTACAGAAATTTTAGTTTAATGTTTTCATCCATGCTTTAGCATTATAGCCTTGTTTGGGAGATTCTGTGCAACATACTCACTTTCATGTAAACATGCTAATATTACGATGGAAGCTTCCATATCTAAGATGCAATAAAGGTGGAGTTGATCAAACTTTACCAAACGTGGATAATGAAAATTTTATCTGCAGAATACGTGTTAGCTTCAGATATGGCACATGTAAACTACTTAAATCAACTAAGTGAAAACATCTAGATACAAACTCAGACATGAATTAATGAAACCACAGTCAAATATTTATGAATGTTAAAACCCTGCATGTATACTCTCTTTTTTATAAACTGACGAAAGAAAGTCATAAATATGAGACTGCTTCAGATCACTGAAGTCATCAATTTGCCTATCAAGTAGAAGCGAACGTCATAATTTGGAGCCTGCTTAGACTCACCAGAATAAGATCAGCATTGTGCAGGAAGTCAACCTGGTGAGTCACAAGTAAGATTGTCTTATGTTTCAGAGCTCCCCTCACACACTCctgcaaaaattcattttgcattAGGTTTCCATGCAGTCCCATCACTTGCCCAAATATTACCGTGATTATGCAGGATCATAGTCTAATATCTATAAACTATCATCTAAAGAAAGACAAAATCCAATAACCAACGGAAATTGGCACAAGACTGTGCACTGACCTTAAATATCTCCGTCCCGGTGTGAGCATCAACCGCACTAAATACATCATCAAGAAGATAGATATCACAATCCTGATATACTGCTCTTGCAAGTTGTATACGTTGCTTCTGGCCACCACTAAGGTTGATTCCACGTTCTCCAATCTCAGTCTGGTCACCATATTCGAATATCTCCAAGTCTTTCTCAAGTGAGCAAGCTCTTATTACTTCCTTGTATCTCTTTGTGTTTAGGGGTGAACCAAACAAGATGTTGTCTTGGATAGTTGCATTCTGTATCCATGAACTTTGTGCCACATATGCAGTGCTCCCACAAACTCTAACCTGTACAATGCGTTAAGCAAGAAGTAGGATCATATATATCATTATACGTTAGGCAATCGATTCGataaaaggataaaaatgaGATGCATACCTTTCCTGATATTTTTTTAAGCTCACCAAGAACTGCAGCCAGTAAGGAAGATTTCCCCGATCCAACAGTTCCGACAATTGCAGCAAGCTCCCCTTTCTTGATCTGGAAATTGACATCTTTCAAAACTTGCTCTGCTCCTTCATCCTCCCATGAAAAGGTACCATCTTTGACCTGCAGTGCTATTCGGTCACTGCAGCCTTCCTCTCTTTCCACGGTCTTAGTGTCCAATTCATGACTCGTCAGATACCCATCCAACCTCTCCAGAGAGATGATTGCCTGAGAAACTGCCATAAGAGATTGTGGGAAGGTTCTGATGGGCTCTTGTAAAATTTTCAGGATTGTCGTCACAGTGAACACTTTTCCAGCGCCAAGGGGCACATGCATTAAAATTGCAACAACAAAGGTAAGAGCTGCTATAACAACTGGGACGCTCCAAAGTAGTGCCATATTGTATGAAATTGCATACATGAACTTGCTGAGCCACCCGTATTCCTTTTCGCGAAATTGCAggatttttttgttgaattgcTCTTCCCATGCTTGAAACTTGATCACTCTCATATTGTTAAGTAACTCATTGGTTGTCTTCATTCTACAATCACGGCTCATCATAAGATTGAACTGGTAGAAATTGTTCTTGCGCGCAATCACGAGTGTGAATATCAATACAGCAAAAACTGCTACTAGTGATACAAGCATTGAAATGCCCATGTATAGATACAGAAGAACCAAAGATATTCCAATTTGTAATGGCATCAACCACAAAGCATGCATCTGGGGCATCATGTCAGAGAGTTGCTGGCAGTCCACAGCCATATAATTCACAATCTGTCCAACCCCATGAGCCTGTCTAGCGGAGCAACTAAGTCTGAGCCCCTTCTTGTACAAGGCAGTGATTAAAGAGGACCTAATGAGCATACCAAGTCTCTGGGTCTGGAAATTGAATTGATGTGAACTAAGGACTTCGACAACTTTTGCAACCAAGAGGATCAATACCAGATAAAATCCTTCAGCAAGGTTGCTTCTGTCCCCAGAAGCAAAATCAACAAATGTTTGGATCAGGATAGGACCAACATATGTAACTAGCAACCGCACAACAGCCAGGACACCAGTGAAGGTAATATGCCTCCAGAAACATCTAatcaatgtaaagatcacacgGTTCTTTGAATTCTCACCAGACTTGCGCCAATTAACCTCAAATTGTTCTGCCATTTTTTCAGCTAGAAAAATCGGTGGAAGTGTTGGCACTTCATTCATCTTTAAAGGGCTTTTGTATCCCTTACTCAGCAAGGGATTCATCCACAGCCACATTGCTTTGGAGATCAAAGAAGCAGAGGCAAAGCCACTGATATTAACATCTGCATCAACAGAATCATGCGTCTCCACTCTTAGATCCTCAACCACAGTAAGTCCCGATGATCCTCGAATGGCAACTATGAATAGAAACACATAAAAGGGTAAACTAACCAAGGAATAGATGTCATCTATTCTCATTTCTTGATCCAAGTTTTCCCCAACAACGGTTACCATACGAGTGATTGCAGTGGCCGAGAATAAAGCTACAACAATCAAGCTCACAGCCCAGTAGGCTCGAATGACCATAGGATGAGTAACAGCACCAAATCTCTTCTCGTGagcaaccaaaaccaagatcaCAACATGACTTACCGCTTGAAACAGAAGGAAGAATGCTTCTGCGAGATTCCATGGTGATTGAACGCCTCGAGTGAAGGCTAATATGCAGATGGCTATATAAGATAGAGCTAAAAGAGCAGTCACGGCTACGGATGCTATGAACCAAGGGGTGACCTTAAGCTGAGACCTCTCTTCTGGAAGTAGAGGTTTATCAAGATCAGAGCTTGAATTTTTTTCTGTAAAAAATCTAGAACATAGCTTTCGGACAGCCAATACAAGGCAGACGATTAGGAAAAGAAGGTCAACCGAAGAAAAAAGAATCCTCTGGGAACATGGTGATAAAAAAATGAACTCCGACCAGTTCTTTAAAACTGAAAGAAAAGATAGGCCTTCTGACGATGGGATGGTTGAGGTTGAACACTCCAGTGATGTTAGCCAGGATCTAGAAGCCATGGCCATAGTAATTAGCAAGTCAACTTGACGATGATCCTCCCCTCTACCTCTGCAAAGCAACAAGCATCAGTTAGTCTAACAGCAGCTGAACCTATCAAGAAACAACCTTGTAGTACTTGGTTCCCTGAACTTCGTAGAAATACATGTGCGGCAAGCAAAGAGCTCAAAATTTCAGATGCTAGATTCAGCACGGAAAATTGAGTTATGTCAAAGTAAACACAAGAGACGTGTCAATGGAAACTGAAAATTCACCTGCTAATACATTAGGAATTTTGTGGGCAGAAAATTCAACAGAAATGAAAGCAAACTCGATGTGGTTACTATTGTTCagaagaattttcaaaataagtcGAGAAAAGAGACAAAATAGAAGCAACTACTCCATTGACAAGTTTGTACACTCGTAACGAGGAAGCCTTCTTAAATCAGTAATTGCATAGGAAATATCTACTCTTTGTAGAAAAATAGAGTACTACTCCGCTGCTCTGTAGTCTGCAGCTGTTGAAGAAGACAGGATCTCGTTTACTTATTCATCGCTTACATGAGCAGTCAGAAGAGGCCAATATATAAATGCCACTGACAGCTGAAATCTTCCATAATATGGGAAAAAAGGTGAGACTGTAGCAATCAagattcttttaatttttcttattataaaattaaaaaaaaagatcccTTTTTAACTTTTTGGGTATGCCTTTTCACGATTCAACGTCTGTATCCTTTTCCATCACAAAAAAAGCACGACTAATAATAATTTTGTGTCATTCAGGGTGCTATGGAAGAAAGTCATTTTTGTGCATATGGCACCCTTTAAAATTGTTTAAGTGCACGATCGTGAGCTTTTAGAATTTTTCTtgatatatttttaaattaaattttttgtttaatatacatcacatcattataatatatttttcgaGAAAAAACGCAATGCTAGGGACGCCTCAGGGGAAAGTCATTCTTAGCATGCATGGGGCCAACAAGTGATTGGTACTAAATGATACATTCTTTGAAGGAaaataagaataataataatgtttAAAAGCTGCATGTAGGAGAAAACATGCACATGGCGCATGTAATTGACTCCCATGCATCGAAAACTCACTTCTCCGGCCATGCCTTTTTTCTCCTACTAAAAGCTACTTATATAGTAGGAGAAAACATGTACACATTTTAGTAGAAAACTATGCATTGAAATGTCTCACTTTTAACCACTGGGCCAACggctcagtggccaccagggAGGGACTTAAGTAGCACTCTCTTGGTTtagttgggtctgtatacccactagCCCCTTACCATagcctccttaggctcccccTCCCCCCATAGATTATGATAGAGTAGGTTATACCGTTGCTGGAAAAGAAAATGTCTCACTTTTCCGTCTTacacatttttttaattatttttttattttatatatacattttctataaaaactttgtaaaattacaattcaAACAGAACCATTTTTCCATCTCAAGAACTCGATACAAAGTGACCAACACACGATTATTGTGCATAATAGACAAATTATACTGTATTGGTACTGGTATTCATCAATCAACGATTATCATTGGACTAGATTTAGAGACGCAACGAAAGGAGGGAAAAAATTGAGAATAATTTATatagtgtttggattgcaatttttttaatatatattataataatttgatatatatgaaataaaaaaataattaaaaaatatattcataaaAAACGTAAAGATAATCGTTGAGAGGAAATAGGCAATGGGGGAGTTGCGGGTAACGAGGATTTCTGGAAGGTCAAACGAGGAAGGAGAGTACTAGTACAGCAGTACTATTTGTATTACGTGGAGGTGGTGGCCTGCTGATTCTAATTTTAGAATAATTTCAAAATTCCCCCTCGAGGTTTCTGATTATTTcactttaaattttaaaaatcacactaatatctttttaaatttattaacttATAACATCTAGGTTTAACCAATAATTAAAAAGTAATATTAGTagagagaaaataatatgaTGTCACCATTGTCCCTCATCTActaaattattcaattaatcTAATATCAATCCAGACATTAAATAAAatactactccctccgtcccgttttgttagtcttggtttttttttcacacagattaagaaagtgtaattaatttggttgaaaacataaatttagattaataattttctaaaatacccttatgctaATCACGAAGAGTGCCAATTAATATCAGTTACAGCTAATGGGTTAGTATTGGAAAAGCTCAATGTATTCAATGTAGTGGGTTAGTATTTAATAACAATGTATTAATAACAAGATAtttaataagggtattttagacaaTTTGAAAGATTACTACATTTCTTAAtgggaaagtggactacaatttgggacagacgaaaaagaaaaacaagactatcaaagtgggacggagggagtataattTATTATTTATCATTAGGGATTAAATCACATAAGGCATCAAAAATAGTATATTATTCCATATATTTCATTAAATATGATATTCAAATTGTTCTTTTCAATTATAAACCCATTGTCAAATTCGATCAAcaacaaataattaaaaaataaaatctgtaaccaaaatattacaaaaaGTGAACTTTAATATCATAAAAATTCCAAAAACCAACCTTAGTATATCAACAAGAATGTTTATGATGTTAAAGTCTATTTTCTGTGtttaattttttgcaaaatttttgattatttgttggTGGTTATGTTTGACAATGAGAATGTAATTGAAAAGAGTAATTTGAATATTGTATTagatgaaaaatataaaataatatattattttttataatatgctattatttaataaaccgtttataaaataatatactATGTTGTATGTGATTTGATTCCTAATGATAAATAACAAATTTTAGTAGTTTTCTTTTAATAAGTGGATCGGTATTAAATTAACTAAATAACGTAGTAGATGAGGAATGATGATGaaatcatattattttctctctcataatataattttttaattattgattGGATCTAAATATTATAAGATAATTAAACTCAAGAAAAGTTAGTGTAATTCTCAAAACTTTGAGGGAGCCAGTAAAATATTCAAATGAGGTTTTTGGAAttgtccctttcttttttttcgtatctttgttattttttgctaaattttgtttgtttctttgTTCTTGGAGAAAACCTCAAAAGGTGGTGGGGTTTTCGTtcgtttgtttgtttgttgctTTTCTGGGCGTTGCCTCGTGATTCACAATGGATAGAATAATGATGGGTAAAATACACGcaacccccctatggtttcgCAAAAAGACACGGAACCCCCCTATCGTTTAAAAACATACACATAAACGCCCTAAACTTCATAACTAAAGTGGAAATAGACTTCTTAACCGGCTGAGTTACCGGCTGCAGGTCGAATACCCAAAATACCCTCATTTATAATAGAGAGGGAAAGAGAATGAACAACTGACTCTTTTCTCGTTCATCCTGTGTAAGAAAAAAAACCCTAAGACAAGGGATTTGTATACTAAATTGTTGCTGAAATATAGTGAATCTGAGTTGAAAAAGCCGTGGCTGAATTCGATCGCGAAGAAGGGAGTAACAGATTGGTGGTTGTATCTGATCGTGAAGCTGCATTCGGTCGCGAAGAAGGGAAAGACAAATTGGTGAGGAAATCTGATCGTGAAGCTTGTTCGACATTTCTAGGTAAGAATCAGAACTTATTGTTCAATATTCAGTCCATTTAATGTTTAGGATTTGTAATCCTTTTCCAAT
It contains:
- the LOC113765568 gene encoding ABC transporter C family member 4-like, whose protein sequence is MAMASRSWLTSLECSTSTIPSSEGLSFLSVLKNWSEFIFLSPCSQRILFSSVDLLFLIVCLVLAVRKLCSRFFTEKNSSSDLDKPLLPEERSQLKVTPWFIASVAVTALLALSYIAICILAFTRGVQSPWNLAEAFFLLFQAVSHVVILVLVAHEKRFGAVTHPMVIRAYWAVSLIVVALFSATAITRMVTVVGENLDQEMRIDDIYSLVSLPFYVFLFIVAIRGSSGLTVVEDLRVETHDSVDADVNISGFASASLISKAMWLWMNPLLSKGYKSPLKMNEVPTLPPIFLAEKMAEQFEVNWRKSGENSKNRVIFTLIRCFWRHITFTGVLAVVRLLVTYVGPILIQTFVDFASGDRSNLAEGFYLVLILLVAKVVEVLSSHQFNFQTQRLGMLIRSSLITALYKKGLRLSCSARQAHGVGQIVNYMAVDCQQLSDMMPQMHALWLMPLQIGISLVLLYLYMGISMLVSLVAVFAVLIFTLVIARKNNFYQFNLMMSRDCRMKTTNELLNNMRVIKFQAWEEQFNKKILQFREKEYGWLSKFMYAISYNMALLWSVPVVIAALTFVVAILMHVPLGAGKVFTVTTILKILQEPIRTFPQSLMAVSQAIISLERLDGYLTSHELDTKTVEREEGCSDRIALQVKDGTFSWEDEGAEQVLKDVNFQIKKGELAAIVGTVGSGKSSLLAAVLGELKKISGKVRVCGSTAYVAQSSWIQNATIQDNILFGSPLNTKRYKEVIRACSLEKDLEIFEYGDQTEIGERGINLSGGQKQRIQLARAVYQDCDIYLLDDVFSAVDAHTGTEIFKECVRGALKHKTILLVTHQVDFLHNADLILVMRDGKIVQSGKYDELLQSGMDFGALVAAHESSVDLVERSANNSDERTQEIYSPRPLPITPKSPHSPKALTPISPVSGQGDPTDESWSLDESNSEKGNSKLIEDEERETGKVSLAVYKQYCTTAYGWWGIVAIVGSSLLWQLSLMAGDYWLAYETSGDTLFNPSLFIETYAAIAIVSCILVGIRMFFQTFIGLKIAQSFFSQILESILHAPMSFFDTTPSGRILTRASNDQFNIDILIPFFLSLTISMYFTVISILFITCQYAWPTIFLIIPLIWLNYWYRGYYLSSSRELSRLDSITKAPVIHHFSESISGVMTIRGFRKQEKFFQENFDRVNANLRMDFHNNGSNEWLGFRLEMIGSFLLCAATACMVLLPSTIIKPEYVGLSLSYGLPLNAVLFWTVYMSCLVENRMVSVERIKQFITIPSEAPWRNKEYVPPSNWPSHGDIEVTNLQVRYRTNTPLVLKGIYLRIHGGERIGVVGRTGSGKSTLIQVFFRLVEPANGKIFIDGINICQLGLHDLRSRFGIIPQEPVLFEGTIRSNIDPIGLYSDDEIWKSLERCQLKDVVAAKPEKLDASVADCGDNWSVGQRQLLCLGRVLLKQSKILFMDEATASVDSQTDAVIQKIIREDFSACTIITIAHRIPTVIDCDRVLVVDDGWVKEFDRPSKLLERRSLFGALVQEYSNRSSGL